Proteins encoded by one window of Mustela erminea isolate mMusErm1 chromosome 5, mMusErm1.Pri, whole genome shotgun sequence:
- the BCL2A1 gene encoding bcl-2-related protein A1: protein MTDSEFGYTLSLAQDYVRHVLQIPQPSPAASRVSRVLRDVASSVQGEVEQNLRPCLDSFDVGSIDTARTIFNQVMEKEFEDGIINWGRIVTVFAFEGILSKKLLRERISPDVDASRVSYFVAEFITTNMREWIRQNGGWEDGFVKKFEPKSGWLTFLEVIGKICEMFSLLKQYY, encoded by the exons ATGACAGACAGTGAGTTCGGGTACACGCTGTCGCTGGCCCAGGACTACGTGAGGCATGTCCTGCAGATCCCGCAGCCCAGCCCGGCCGCCAGCAGAGTGTCCCGGGTCCTGCGGGACGTGGCCTCCTCCGTGCAGGGGGAGGTGGAACAGAACTTGAGACCATGCTTGGACAGCTTTGACGTGGGGTCCATCGACACTGCCAGAACCATCTTCAATCAAGTCATGGAAAAGGAATTTGAAGACGGCATCATTAACTGGGGGAGGATTGTGACTGTGTTTGCCTTTGAAGGCATTCTCTCCAAGAAGCTCCTCCGGGAGCGAATTTCCCCGGACGTGGATGCTTCCAGGGTTTCTTACTTTGTGGCAGAGTTCATCACGACAAACATGAGGGAGTGGATAAGACAGAACGGAGGCTGG GAGGATGGCTTTGTAAAGAAGTTCGAGCCCAAGTCCGGCTGGCTGACGTTTCTGGAAGTTATAGGAAAGATCTGTGAAATGTTCTCTCTCCTGAAGCAATACTACTGA